A region of Epinephelus fuscoguttatus linkage group LG1, E.fuscoguttatus.final_Chr_v1 DNA encodes the following proteins:
- the LOC125885769 gene encoding uncharacterized protein LOC125885769 — protein sequence MNGVTMQAFQLPLPSANDLPTLAVQSIHGEAVQTAQDSGLSLLPQDLPSHSSSLLSPSTSLDYPGNPESARRASICRIKVVEDLLAVFMDSSIIHLTLKMDFVNEKAIDDAGVSREVYTAFWEQFLEQCEGETERVPRLRPDFCEAEWQAVGRIWVKGLLDHGVMPVRLSKAFILACIHGIDSVDVDILMTSFLNYLPPVERSAVEKALQGTMEESDEEDLLDLFTRMGSHFLPPKNSVQPAIETMAHKAILQEPKYIVDCFSTPMALVQQKLSDKESVLSLYESKKATGKRVLQLFETTKMVLSQREQATFNHLQRYVKNADQTKAEKILRFCTGSSVICVDKIMVCFNAETGLNRRPVAHTCGATLEVPCTYSSYPEFRTEFDNILSSNYFEMDIL from the exons ATGAATGGAGTGACTATGCAGGCTTTCCAACTCCCATTGCCCTCAGCTAATGACCTGCCTACACTAGCTGTGCAGTCCATACATGGGGAGGCAGTGCAAACTGCACAG GACAGTGGACTGAGTCTTTTACCACAAGATTTGCCCTCACATTCAAGCAGCCTGCTTTCCCCATCAACCTCACTTGACTACCCAGGAAATCCTGAGAGCGCACGACGTGCATCAATTTGCAGGATAAAGGTTGTTGAAGATCTTTTGGCTGTATTTATGGACAGCAGCATAATACATTTGACTCTAAAGATGGACTTTGTAAATGAAAAAGCTATTGATGATGCTGGAGTGTCAAGGGAGGTTTACACTGCATTCTGGGAACAGTTTCTTGAACAGTGTGAAGGGGAAACAGAGCGAGTGCCAAGGCTGAGGCCAGATTTCTGTGAGGCTGAATGGCAAGCAGTTGGACGGATCTGGGTGAAAGGATTATTAGACCACGGTGTCATGCCAGTGAGGCTATCAAAGGCTTTCATTTTAGCCTGCATCCATGGCATCGACTCAGTTGATGTAGAcatcctgatgacatcatttctCAACTACCTTCCTCCTGTTGAGAGATCAGCTGTTGAGAAGGCTCTCCAGGGCACAATGGAGGAAAGTGATGAAGAGGACTTGCTTGACCTCTTTACAAGGATGGGTTCCCATTTCCTACCTCCAAAGAACAGTGTGCAACCTGCCATAGAAACAATGGCTCACAAAGCCATTCTACAAGAGCCAAAATATATAGTTGATTGCTTCTCCACACCCATGGCACTTGTACAGCAGAAACTATCAGACAAGGAAAGTGTGTTGTCTCTGTATGAGTCAAAGAAAGCCACAGGCAAAAGAGTATTGCAACTgtttgaaacaacaaagatggTGCTGTCTCAGAGAGAGCAGGCAACCTTTAACCATCTCCAACGTTACGTGAAAAATGCTGACCAAACCAAAGCTGAAAAAATCCTGCGTTTCTGTACTGGTTCCTCTGTCATATGTGTTGACAAAATTATGGTATGCTTTAATGCTGAAACTGGACTAAACAGAAGGCCTGTTGCTCATACCTGTGGTGCTACCCTTGAAGTACCATGCACATACAGCTCTTACCCTGAATTTCGCACAGAGTTTGACAACATCCTGTCCAGTAACTATTTTGAAATGGACATCCTGTGA